Genomic segment of Wolbachia endosymbiont (group A) of Longitarsus flavicornis:
ATATATTTTGTGAGTAAAATATACTGTTTGCTAGTGTATTTTACTTTAGTTTTTAACCTAAATATGTTATAATGTAGAATAGCGGTTCACAGGTAATTTTATGAGTTATAATGAGAAAATTTTAGATCATTACGAAAATCCAAGGAATGTTGGCTCTCTGGATAAAAATGATCCAAGTGTTGGCACTGGTCTAGTTGGTGCACCATCGTGCGGTGATGTAATGAAATTGCAGATAAAGGTCAATGACAAAGGTGTTATTGAAGATGCAAAATTTAAAACTTTTGGTTGTGGTTCTGCCATTGCTTCAAGTTCCTTGTTAACAGAGATGATAAAGGGAAGAACCATCAGTGACGTTACACAGATAAAGAATACTCAAATAGTGGAAGAGTTGTCTTTACCTCCAGTGAAGATACACTGTTCGGTACTTGCTGAAGATGCTATAAAGGCTGCTATTCATGACTATCAAAGTAAACAAAAGAATTAAG
This window contains:
- the iscU gene encoding Fe-S cluster assembly scaffold IscU, with the translated sequence MSYNEKILDHYENPRNVGSLDKNDPSVGTGLVGAPSCGDVMKLQIKVNDKGVIEDAKFKTFGCGSAIASSSLLTEMIKGRTISDVTQIKNTQIVEELSLPPVKIHCSVLAEDAIKAAIHDYQSKQKN